Proteins from a genomic interval of Thermoanaerobacterium thermosaccharolyticum DSM 571:
- a CDS encoding STAS domain-containing protein, whose amino-acid sequence MDINFMKKNDILIAKVKGELDHHTSDIFKESINNEYQKGYKNIILDLKDLNFMDSSGIGMILGRYKMVKDKHGTLAIVGANSQLFKVIELSGILRVINCYKSIEEAINSMQRGI is encoded by the coding sequence ATGGATATAAATTTTATGAAAAAAAATGATATCTTAATAGCTAAAGTAAAAGGAGAATTAGATCATCACACCTCAGATATTTTTAAAGAATCTATAAACAACGAATATCAAAAAGGCTATAAAAATATTATACTAGATTTAAAAGATTTAAATTTCATGGACAGCTCAGGCATAGGTATGATTCTTGGAAGGTATAAGATGGTAAAAGATAAGCATGGTACATTAGCAATTGTAGGAGCTAATTCACAACTTTTCAAAGTTATAGAGTTGTCTGGAATTTTAAGAGTTATAAACTGTTACAAATCAATAGAAGAGGCTATTAATAGCATGCAAAGGGGGATATAA
- the scpB gene encoding SMC-Scp complex subunit ScpB, with protein MDIDCIIESILFAAGRPIKIKTLSDVLNVSVDDVKESFYRLKNSYVSNNRGIDVVMINDSIAMCSNEKYAEYIKKALGLDIKQGLSQAALEVLSIIAYNQPITRIDIEKIRGVKCEKAINTLLEFNLIKENGRVNAPGRAILYSTTDDFLKYFNLPSLKDLPPLDDVI; from the coding sequence ATGGATATAGATTGTATAATTGAGTCAATCTTATTTGCTGCTGGACGACCAATAAAGATAAAGACATTGAGTGATGTCTTGAATGTTTCTGTAGATGATGTTAAGGAATCTTTTTATAGATTGAAAAACAGTTATGTCTCCAATAATAGAGGAATAGATGTTGTTATGATTAATGATTCTATCGCTATGTGCTCAAATGAAAAGTATGCGGAATATATAAAAAAAGCTTTAGGGCTTGACATAAAACAGGGCCTTTCCCAAGCTGCATTAGAAGTTCTTTCAATAATTGCGTACAATCAGCCTATTACAAGAATAGATATCGAGAAAATAAGAGGTGTAAAGTGCGAGAAGGCAATTAATACTCTTTTGGAATTTAATTTAATCAAAGAAAACGGAAGAGTAAATGCTCCCGGTAGAGCTATACTTTATTCTACTACAGATGACTTTTTGAAGTACTTTAATTTACCTTCTTTAAAAGATTTACCACCATTAGATGATGTCATATAG
- the spoVAD gene encoding stage V sporulation protein AD, whose protein sequence is MAQKKMGLQTVKFVNPPSIISSGTIVGPKEGQGPLKDYFDMILTDDTYGEKSWEKAECKMFQDSVNLALKKASLNINDIDYLIGGDLLNQIITSSFAARQFNVPTFGLYGACSTMAEGLSIGSMLIDGGFADYVIVTTSSHFSTAERQYRFPLEQGVQRPFTAQWTVTGSGSSLLSSTGSGPYITHVTTGKVVDLGMKDANNMGAAMAPAAADTIITHFNDTGFTINDYDLIITGDMARVGKSILMELLNKDGLNIEDKYKDCGIEIYDESQDVHSGGSGAGCSAVVLNGWLLSQIKNGTFNRVLFIATGALLSPTSTQQGESIPGIAHAVTISRYT, encoded by the coding sequence ATGGCGCAGAAGAAAATGGGTTTACAAACTGTTAAATTTGTAAATCCGCCATCTATAATATCTTCAGGTACTATAGTAGGTCCTAAAGAAGGACAGGGACCTTTAAAAGACTATTTTGATATGATTTTAACCGATGACACTTATGGTGAAAAGAGTTGGGAAAAAGCAGAGTGTAAAATGTTTCAGGATTCAGTTAATTTAGCTTTAAAAAAAGCAAGTTTAAATATTAACGATATAGATTATTTAATAGGAGGAGATCTGCTAAATCAAATAATCACTTCTAGTTTTGCTGCAAGGCAATTTAATGTACCAACATTCGGTTTATATGGAGCTTGTTCTACAATGGCAGAAGGACTGTCAATAGGTTCTATGCTAATAGACGGCGGTTTTGCAGATTATGTAATTGTAACAACATCAAGTCATTTTTCTACTGCAGAAAGGCAATATAGATTTCCTTTGGAGCAAGGTGTACAAAGGCCATTTACGGCACAGTGGACAGTGACAGGTTCAGGCTCATCACTGTTATCTTCTACTGGCAGTGGTCCATATATAACACATGTTACTACTGGAAAAGTTGTGGATTTAGGGATGAAAGATGCTAATAATATGGGCGCTGCGATGGCACCTGCTGCAGCCGATACCATAATAACACATTTTAACGATACTGGTTTTACTATAAACGACTATGATTTAATAATAACAGGCGATATGGCAAGAGTGGGAAAAAGCATTTTAATGGAGCTACTCAATAAAGACGGTTTAAATATAGAAGATAAATATAAGGACTGTGGAATAGAAATATACGATGAATCGCAGGATGTGCATTCTGGTGGTAGTGGAGCTGGATGTTCGGCAGTTGTTTTAAATGGATGGCTGTTGAGTCAGATTAAAAATGGAACTTTTAACAGAGTTTTGTTTATAGCAACAGGTGCGCTATTGTCCCCCACAAGTACACAGCAAGGAGAGTCAATACCTGGTATAGCACATGCTGTTACTATTTCAAGATACACATAG
- the spoVAE gene encoding stage V sporulation protein AE: MDYIRAFVVGGLICVIAQILMDKTKLTPARILVLYVTIGAILGGFGIYKKLIDFGGAGATVPLLGFGNSLAQGAIKAVKKDGIIGAFTGGLTATAGGISAAVFFGYLFSIIFNPKTKK; encoded by the coding sequence ATGGATTATATACGTGCTTTCGTTGTTGGGGGATTAATATGCGTTATTGCTCAAATACTGATGGACAAGACAAAGTTAACGCCTGCTAGGATTTTAGTTCTTTATGTAACAATTGGTGCTATACTAGGTGGTTTCGGAATATATAAAAAATTAATAGATTTCGGTGGCGCAGGTGCAACTGTACCACTTTTAGGCTTTGGAAATTCGCTAGCACAGGGTGCGATTAAAGCAGTAAAAAAAGACGGGATTATAGGTGCTTTTACAGGAGGATTGACAGCGACGGCTGGAGGTATTTCGGCAGCAGTTTTTTTTGGCTATTTATTTTCAATAATATTTAATCCAAAAACAAAGAAATAA
- a CDS encoding tyrosine-type recombinase/integrase, protein MMVSVVQAFIDYLKNDKKLSDNTVDSYKRDIIQFLEYLEKINIGCFEVKKATIINYMNLLKHKNRSQATISRHLSSIKSFYQYLFMNRLIDEEPAYTLDAPKIERKVPVTLSIDQVDKLLSYEFEKSEKGLRDKAIIEVLYATGLKVSELISLRIDDVNLNYGYIYCKSAKERFIPIGESAVDALQNYMSVRKNIKNNDHLFLNMRGEALTRQGCWKIIKEYTDIVNPGFDITPSILRRSFAKHLLENGADIRSVQEMLGYKSVNSNELISLISKSKIKEVYKKSHPRA, encoded by the coding sequence TTGATGGTAAGTGTTGTACAAGCTTTTATTGATTATCTTAAAAACGATAAAAAGTTAAGCGATAATACTGTAGATTCATACAAAAGAGATATTATACAATTCTTAGAGTATTTAGAAAAAATTAATATTGGATGTTTTGAAGTTAAAAAGGCTACGATTATTAATTATATGAATTTGTTAAAACATAAGAACAGATCACAAGCGACTATCTCAAGACATCTTTCATCTATAAAATCATTTTATCAATATTTATTCATGAATAGATTAATTGATGAAGAACCTGCATATACTTTAGATGCACCGAAAATAGAAAGAAAAGTTCCTGTAACATTGTCTATTGATCAAGTTGATAAATTATTATCATATGAATTTGAGAAAAGCGAAAAAGGTTTAAGAGATAAAGCAATAATAGAAGTTCTATATGCAACAGGTCTAAAAGTATCAGAATTAATATCACTGCGCATAGATGATGTTAATCTTAATTATGGTTACATATATTGCAAAAGTGCAAAAGAAAGATTTATACCAATTGGCGAATCTGCAGTAGATGCACTTCAAAATTATATGTCTGTAAGGAAAAATATTAAAAATAATGACCATCTCTTCTTAAATATGAGAGGTGAGGCACTAACTCGCCAGGGGTGTTGGAAAATTATAAAAGAGTACACAGATATAGTAAATCCGGGGTTTGATATAACTCCTAGCATACTGAGAAGATCTTTTGCCAAGCATTTGTTGGAAAATGGGGCGGATATAAGAAGTGTACAAGAAATGCTTGGATATAAATCTGTCAATTCAAATGAATTAATATCATTAATTTCAAAATCAAAGATTAAAGAAGTATACAAAAAGTCACATCCGCGTGCATAA
- the spoIIAB gene encoding anti-sigma F factor, whose protein sequence is MSYSNKMELKFLSKSQNESFARTVVAAFAAQLDPTIEEIADIKTAVSEAVTNCIIHGYENKIDYIILKAEIEGNKLIVEVIDNGVGIEDIEKAMEPLYTTKPDEDRSGMGFTVMQTFMDELEVESEKGKGTRVKMVKYINTNK, encoded by the coding sequence ATGAGCTATTCAAATAAAATGGAATTGAAATTTTTAAGCAAGTCACAAAATGAATCTTTTGCACGAACAGTTGTCGCTGCTTTCGCTGCTCAGTTGGATCCTACAATTGAAGAAATTGCAGATATTAAAACGGCTGTTTCTGAAGCTGTGACAAATTGCATAATTCATGGATATGAAAATAAGATAGATTATATAATTTTAAAAGCGGAGATAGAAGGCAACAAATTAATAGTAGAAGTTATTGACAATGGAGTTGGAATAGAAGATATTGAAAAAGCCATGGAGCCTTTATATACAACGAAACCTGACGAAGATAGATCGGGAATGGGTTTTACAGTTATGCAGACATTTATGGATGAATTAGAAGTTGAGTCGGAAAAAGGCAAAGGTACCAGAGTTAAAATGGTTAAATACATCAATACAAATAAATGA
- the spoVAC gene encoding stage V sporulation protein AC, with protein sequence MEKDVKKQQEYKDIAQKYEPKPTLIKNIIWAFVVGGLICDIGQFFLNLFVSRGMSPEQAGTPVAIIMVFLGSFLTGIGIYDDIGRFAGAGSVVPITGFANSIVAPAMEFKREGYVFGVASRMFNIAGPVIVYGVGTSIVVGLVYNFLK encoded by the coding sequence ATGGAGAAGGATGTTAAAAAACAACAGGAATACAAAGATATTGCCCAGAAATATGAACCTAAGCCAACATTGATAAAAAATATTATATGGGCTTTTGTTGTAGGGGGATTAATATGTGACATTGGGCAATTTTTTCTCAATTTGTTTGTCTCACGTGGCATGAGCCCTGAACAAGCAGGTACTCCTGTTGCAATCATAATGGTTTTTTTAGGTTCATTTTTAACTGGAATAGGCATTTACGACGATATTGGGCGCTTTGCAGGTGCAGGTTCAGTTGTGCCTATAACAGGCTTTGCAAATTCAATTGTTGCGCCAGCGATGGAGTTTAAAAGAGAAGGCTACGTGTTTGGCGTTGCTTCTAGGATGTTTAATATAGCTGGACCAGTAATTGTTTATGGTGTTGGAACATCAATTGTTGTAGGACTGGTGTATAATTTTCTGAAATAA
- a CDS encoding site-2 protease family protein: MNTILSYLIRIPALIIAMSFHEFSHGYVADKLGDPTPRQNGRLTLNPLVHIDPLGLLMLFVIYFGWAKPVPINPYYFKDRKKGVLYVSLAGPLSNVFLAFITRILMVYFENVPIVGLFLNVLYQYNLVFAVFNIIPVPPLDGSKVLWSLLPQKEAYIFSQYEQYGQIALLLLLFTGIINVVMTPLMMGLDRVISTIILFPFGVG; the protein is encoded by the coding sequence ATGAATACAATATTAAGCTATTTAATAAGAATACCGGCCTTGATAATTGCTATGAGCTTCCATGAGTTTAGTCATGGATATGTAGCTGATAAACTTGGTGACCCGACCCCTAGGCAAAATGGCAGATTGACATTGAATCCACTTGTACACATAGATCCTTTGGGATTACTAATGTTATTTGTCATATATTTTGGATGGGCAAAGCCTGTACCGATAAATCCGTATTATTTTAAAGATAGGAAAAAAGGAGTTTTATATGTTTCTTTGGCAGGACCTCTCTCAAATGTCTTTCTGGCATTTATAACGCGAATTTTAATGGTTTATTTTGAAAATGTACCGATAGTTGGACTTTTTTTAAATGTATTATATCAGTACAATTTAGTTTTTGCAGTATTTAATATAATTCCTGTTCCACCATTGGACGGGTCAAAAGTTTTATGGAGTCTTCTTCCACAAAAAGAAGCATATATTTTTTCACAGTATGAGCAATATGGACAGATCGCATTACTTCTACTACTATTTACTGGAATAATAAATGTTGTAATGACACCGTTGATGATGGGTTTGGACAGGGTAATTTCTACAATAATTTTATTTCCGTTTGGAGTGGGATAA
- the sigF gene encoding RNA polymerase sporulation sigma factor SigF gives MIEKDSERNEDVNELIRKSKNNDKLSLEKLLKENSGLIWSIVKKFSNRGYEAEDLYQIGCIGFVKAINKFDESYNVKLSTYAVPIILGEIKRFLRDDGLIKVSRSLKELSNKAYYIKDELEKELNREPTIQEIASKLNVSAEEIAMAFESTATAEYLYDNSQHSEDDNMLLIEKIGSEDNEYDIEDKLALRMVLKKLDSRERQIIVLRYFKDMTQTEVSKILGISQVQVSRIEKKVLKKLKEQLQEV, from the coding sequence ATGATAGAAAAAGATAGTGAAAGGAATGAAGATGTAAATGAACTTATAAGAAAATCTAAAAATAATGATAAATTGTCGCTGGAAAAGTTGCTAAAGGAAAATAGTGGTCTTATTTGGAGTATTGTAAAAAAGTTTTCTAATAGGGGATATGAAGCAGAAGACCTCTATCAAATTGGGTGTATAGGATTTGTTAAAGCTATAAATAAATTTGATGAGTCATATAATGTAAAACTGTCTACGTATGCAGTTCCCATTATACTAGGCGAAATTAAAAGATTTTTAAGAGATGATGGTCTTATAAAAGTGAGTCGGTCATTGAAAGAGCTGTCGAATAAAGCTTATTATATAAAAGATGAATTAGAAAAAGAATTAAATAGAGAACCAACTATTCAAGAAATTGCATCAAAACTTAATGTATCAGCCGAAGAAATTGCGATGGCATTTGAATCAACAGCAACTGCTGAATACCTGTATGACAATTCACAGCACAGCGAAGATGATAACATGCTTTTAATAGAGAAAATAGGCAGCGAAGATAATGAGTATGATATTGAAGACAAACTTGCACTGAGAATGGTTCTTAAAAAATTAGATTCAAGAGAAAGACAGATTATAGTTCTGAGATATTTTAAAGATATGACGCAAACTGAGGTGTCAAAGATTCTTGGAATATCGCAGGTGCAAGTATCAAGAATTGAAAAAAAAGTGTTAAAAAAATTAAAAGAACAACTTCAAGAAGTGTAA
- the spoIIM gene encoding stage II sporulation protein M encodes MQVLKEKISKHIKDNSILYIIILMSFMIGIASGSFTINTLNDIQKENMMKYIDNFYVIISQMKIIPIEVFKQSVLNNFETTFVLWLLGATIIGIPFIFLVVGIRGFLLGFSIGFLINQFKYKGIIFTLIAILPQNILVLISLFFISATCINFSMYILKNRRFNVNDLFSQFVTYTLIIYSAFSLMIVGGVFEAYITPNILYLLKNIIQ; translated from the coding sequence TTGCAGGTTTTAAAAGAAAAAATTTCTAAACATATAAAAGATAATTCTATACTATATATAATTATTTTAATGTCTTTTATGATTGGAATAGCGTCTGGCTCTTTTACAATAAATACATTAAATGATATACAGAAAGAAAATATGATGAAATATATAGATAATTTTTATGTAATAATCAGTCAAATGAAAATAATTCCTATTGAAGTATTTAAACAATCTGTATTAAATAATTTTGAAACAACTTTTGTGCTTTGGTTACTTGGTGCTACGATTATTGGAATTCCTTTTATATTTCTCGTTGTTGGAATCAGAGGATTTTTATTAGGGTTTTCTATTGGTTTTTTAATTAACCAGTTTAAATACAAAGGTATTATATTTACCTTAATTGCCATATTACCACAAAATATTTTAGTTTTAATTTCATTATTTTTTATTTCAGCAACCTGTATAAATTTTTCTATGTATATATTAAAAAACCGAAGGTTTAATGTTAATGACTTATTCTCTCAATTTGTCACGTATACACTCATAATATATTCTGCTTTTTCATTGATGATAGTAGGTGGTGTATTTGAAGCTTATATAACACCAAATATTTTATATTTATTAAAAAATATTATTCAATAA
- a CDS encoding D-alanyl-D-alanine carboxypeptidase family protein, which produces MLKKIISFILIFTLIYTIITEDIAYADNFDLKSKSAILMDASTGKVLYEKNSHEELPPASVTKVMTMLLVMEALDSGKIKTTDKVVTSEHAFDMGGTQIYLEVGEEMTVDDLLKSVAMNSANDASVALAEYISGSEEKFVEEMNKRAKELGAKNTNFKNASGLPEKDHYTSVYDIALISRELVKHKGIFKYLTDKIDSVRNGKFSLANTNKLLWRYQGADGIKTGSTSEALYCLSATAKRGDTRFIAVIFGAPDSNTRFKEASKLLDYGFANFETKKVVEAGKIYGTVKVLKGEQDYINAVANTDEYVLLKKGEAKNIKQEIIINKYVEAPIKVGAKIGTIKIYDGNNLIKTVSLTSNQNVKKSNIFDNLRKVYKSWIEKN; this is translated from the coding sequence ATGCTGAAAAAGATAATTTCATTTATCTTGATATTTACATTGATTTATACAATAATAACAGAAGATATTGCATATGCTGATAATTTTGATCTTAAATCTAAGTCAGCCATTCTTATGGATGCAAGTACGGGAAAAGTATTGTATGAGAAAAATAGCCATGAAGAATTACCTCCTGCAAGTGTTACTAAAGTAATGACAATGCTTTTAGTGATGGAGGCATTAGATTCTGGCAAAATTAAGACTACTGACAAAGTTGTAACAAGCGAGCATGCTTTTGACATGGGAGGAACACAAATATACTTAGAAGTCGGTGAAGAAATGACAGTAGACGATTTATTAAAGTCTGTCGCTATGAATTCGGCTAATGATGCTTCAGTAGCATTGGCAGAGTATATCTCTGGCAGTGAAGAAAAGTTTGTAGAAGAGATGAATAAACGTGCAAAAGAACTTGGAGCAAAAAATACTAATTTCAAAAACGCTTCAGGGCTACCTGAAAAGGATCATTATACTTCTGTTTATGATATTGCATTAATTTCAAGAGAACTTGTTAAACATAAAGGAATATTTAAATATTTGACAGATAAAATAGATTCAGTTAGAAATGGAAAATTTAGTTTAGCAAATACTAACAAGCTATTGTGGAGATATCAGGGAGCTGATGGAATAAAAACTGGTTCTACTTCAGAAGCTTTGTATTGTTTATCTGCAACAGCAAAAAGAGGAGATACTCGATTTATAGCAGTAATATTCGGCGCACCAGATTCTAATACAAGATTCAAAGAAGCTTCAAAGCTTTTAGATTATGGATTTGCGAACTTTGAAACGAAAAAAGTAGTTGAAGCAGGAAAAATTTATGGTACAGTAAAAGTATTAAAAGGAGAACAAGATTATATAAATGCAGTTGCTAATACTGATGAATATGTCTTGTTGAAGAAAGGGGAAGCTAAAAATATAAAACAGGAAATTATCATAAATAAATATGTAGAAGCTCCAATTAAAGTCGGTGCTAAAATCGGAACAATTAAAATCTACGATGGAAATAATCTGATTAAAACTGTGTCTTTGACTTCTAATCAAAATGTTAAAAAATCGAATATATTTGATAATTTGAGAAAAGTTTATAAATCATGGATTGAAAAAAACTAA
- a CDS encoding CCA tRNA nucleotidyltransferase — protein sequence MGVKSYIVGGYIRDKILNLESNDIDITVEGDGIRYALMLNKILNGKIEIHEKFKTAKIQADKYTFDVVSARKEYYTHSGILPDVELADIVEDIKRRDFTINMLAFDIKEGMIIDLCNGLDDIKNKLIRVVHDKSFNDDPTRIFRALRYSVRLDFKLEPHTELLLKQSIANGDFDNLSTDRIMNEIYLILSEKNPETIVKLMKHYRIDEKIFDGIKINIRNLNTCVRCGDLLLYRFLLFFYNVKKDDLDYLNEKFNFKRQYTKGLSDLIEIKMNLYTLKDDIVAYNLFKDKKIEAINAIYTMEGENIKKIVDRYFEVIRSLKLEINGDDIKELGLRPSPIYKKILDNIYYDKICGKIRSKEDEFERLKQYVEKVKRGEKI from the coding sequence ATGGGTGTCAAATCTTATATAGTTGGAGGATATATTAGAGATAAGATTCTGAATTTAGAAAGCAATGATATAGACATTACAGTTGAAGGTGATGGAATAAGATATGCATTAATGTTAAACAAAATTTTAAATGGGAAAATTGAAATACATGAAAAATTTAAAACGGCAAAAATACAAGCTGATAAATACACATTTGATGTCGTTTCAGCAAGGAAAGAGTATTATACTCATTCTGGAATTTTGCCTGATGTAGAATTAGCAGATATAGTTGAGGATATCAAAAGAAGAGATTTTACTATTAATATGCTGGCATTTGATATAAAAGAAGGCATGATAATTGATTTATGCAATGGTCTAGATGATATTAAAAATAAACTAATTAGAGTTGTACATGATAAAAGTTTCAATGACGACCCAACGAGGATATTTAGAGCATTAAGATACAGCGTTAGATTAGATTTTAAATTAGAACCACATACTGAACTTTTGCTAAAACAATCAATTGCTAATGGTGATTTTGACAATCTTTCAACAGATAGGATTATGAATGAGATTTATTTGATTTTAAGCGAGAAAAATCCCGAAACCATTGTGAAATTAATGAAGCATTATAGAATTGATGAAAAAATATTTGATGGGATAAAAATTAATATTCGAAATTTGAATACATGCGTAAGATGTGGCGATCTCTTATTGTACAGATTTCTTTTATTTTTTTATAATGTTAAAAAGGATGATTTAGATTATTTGAATGAAAAATTCAACTTTAAACGTCAATATACTAAGGGATTATCAGATCTTATTGAGATTAAAATGAATTTATACACATTAAAAGATGATATAGTAGCGTACAATTTATTTAAAGACAAAAAAATCGAGGCAATAAATGCGATATATACAATGGAAGGTGAAAATATTAAAAAAATTGTTGATAGGTATTTTGAAGTGATTAGATCTTTAAAGTTAGAAATAAACGGTGATGATATAAAGGAGTTAGGACTGAGGCCGTCGCCTATATACAAAAAAATATTGGACAATATTTATTATGACAAAATATGTGGCAAAATAAGAAGCAAAGAAGATGAGTTTGAACGACTAAAACAGTATGTGGAAAAAGTTAAACGAGGTGAAAAAATATGA
- a CDS encoding dodecin family protein → MAVVKILNVVGDSTKSWDDAIQNAVAEAAKTVDNISGIEVLNQTANVKNGKIVEYKANIQIAFRVDR, encoded by the coding sequence ATGGCTGTAGTAAAAATCTTAAATGTAGTTGGAGATTCAACAAAAAGTTGGGATGATGCTATACAAAATGCAGTTGCAGAGGCGGCAAAGACGGTTGACAATATTTCAGGAATAGAAGTGTTAAACCAAACTGCCAATGTAAAGAATGGCAAAATTGTTGAATATAAAGCTAATATACAAATAGCATTTAGAGTGGATAGATAA
- a CDS encoding segregation and condensation protein A produces MYKVKIKTFEGPFDLLFHLIEKNEIDIKDIPIASVFEQYMEYLNAMQEMDLDIATEFILMAATLLEIKSSMLLPKAQLEGKQLELDEADPREILVERLIEYKKYKVVANKLKSSNVYGFKFFREEPEIKYIDKSLLLKYSADDLKKAYIKILKRSNSDVIPIKYTKDQFTVEDKIKEFLKNLIVTPIMKFSEFVFNRHKVEKVVSFMALLELVKLNKVVAEQKKIFGDIIIKKLKR; encoded by the coding sequence ATGTACAAAGTAAAAATTAAAACTTTTGAAGGTCCATTTGACCTTTTATTTCATCTAATAGAAAAGAACGAAATAGACATTAAAGACATTCCTATAGCCAGTGTTTTTGAACAATACATGGAGTACTTGAATGCAATGCAAGAAATGGATTTAGATATAGCTACTGAATTTATTTTGATGGCAGCGACGTTACTTGAGATAAAATCAAGTATGCTTCTGCCAAAAGCGCAGCTTGAAGGTAAGCAATTGGAGTTAGATGAGGCAGACCCTAGAGAAATACTTGTAGAAAGGTTAATTGAATATAAAAAATATAAGGTTGTCGCAAATAAATTAAAAAGTTCAAATGTGTATGGGTTTAAATTTTTTAGAGAAGAACCTGAAATAAAATACATTGATAAATCATTATTACTTAAATACTCTGCTGATGACTTAAAAAAAGCTTATATTAAGATTTTGAAAAGGTCAAATAGCGATGTAATTCCAATTAAATATACAAAAGACCAATTTACAGTTGAAGATAAAATTAAGGAATTCCTTAAAAATTTAATCGTTACACCAATTATGAAGTTTAGCGAGTTTGTATTTAATCGACACAAGGTGGAAAAAGTAGTTTCGTTTATGGCACTTTTGGAGCTTGTCAAATTAAATAAAGTTGTAGCAGAACAAAAGAAAATATTTGGAGATATTATTATAAAAAAACTAAAGAGGTGA
- a CDS encoding DUF2953 domain-containing protein: MFSFYILLIIVLIIVIYTLPMTIKICFNNYGSNFILNIYLYILRFIRIGFFDINYKRIDENDRIEMSLRLFGIKLLSTVVDAANLTIKDKKPVIKYEIHKAFFLKFPKKTGERKMFSFHDISRMSNLFYSNKKVIYETSLNIKKSIVIRKFNLNIKEGFNDAALTSILYGIINSVVYTIVVPIYCNIRFLNKPSISISPYFGRNILESNFNCILDFRYGNIIVNSIKFIKNFKWR, translated from the coding sequence ATGTTTTCTTTTTATATATTGCTAATTATAGTTTTGATTATAGTGATATATACTTTACCTATGACAATTAAAATATGTTTTAACAATTATGGCAGCAATTTTATTTTAAATATATACTTATATATACTGCGATTTATTAGGATAGGCTTTTTCGATATTAATTATAAAAGAATTGATGAAAATGATAGGATAGAAATGTCGTTAAGATTATTTGGAATAAAATTACTTAGCACGGTGGTTGATGCAGCTAATTTGACAATTAAAGATAAAAAGCCAGTTATAAAATATGAAATACATAAAGCATTTTTTTTAAAATTCCCCAAAAAAACTGGAGAGAGAAAAATGTTTAGTTTTCACGATATATCTAGAATGTCAAATCTGTTTTACTCAAATAAGAAAGTTATCTATGAAACGAGTTTAAATATAAAAAAATCCATAGTGATTCGAAAATTTAATTTAAATATAAAAGAAGGTTTTAACGATGCAGCTTTAACGTCTATTTTATATGGGATAATTAATAGTGTGGTTTATACCATAGTTGTTCCTATTTATTGCAATATTAGATTTTTGAACAAGCCATCTATATCAATAAGTCCATATTTTGGAAGAAATATTCTTGAAAGCAACTTTAATTGCATATTAGATTTTAGATATGGTAATATTATAGTTAATAGTATAAAATTTATTAAGAATTTTAAATGGAGGTGA